The Pecten maximus unplaced genomic scaffold, xPecMax1.1, whole genome shotgun sequence genome includes the window GAGGGCGTCAATAACATAACTTGTGCCTTATCCTTTTGTTCACttaattgacaataaaatatgtttaaacttaaactACATCTCGTTCAGTAAAGCGAGGTAGCTTTCCAGGATTCATAAAAGAAACTCACAATGATCTCAATGGAATATTTTTTTAGGTTGAAACATGAAATCAGATGTTTTATGCATGATAGGTATCCATCTGTTTAATATATAAGATTTTAACTCATCCAATATTTGGTGATTGTATCAATACTCATATTTGATACATGTGAGCTTTATGCAGTGAAGTTTGCTATTCCTGTAGTTTCTTTTATTGCAGTCAAAACGGTTTCCAGCAACCAGAACCATTTActacagaaattttaaaatattttaaatgtttaaatgtgaCAAAAGCAGAATGTAGCTTTTCTATTTTTGCAGAGGTGTTCAGGTTGACTGCGAAGGGAAATGTCCATGTAAAAAGCAGTGTAAATGTGGCAAAAAGATCCGCCATGTGTGTGGAAAAGATGGATTTACATACGATCATAAGTGTCTAGCAAAATGCGCGTGAGTATGCATTTGTAGCAGAATGAGTTTGGTTAAGAATAAAACTTAACaatagctgaaataatcctgtAGAAATGTAAAGAGACAAATTACAACTAGAACCGTGTAAGGTATTCAAAAAatgtgtcctaggctcggttataaccggaacatGGACGTAAAGcccaatcaatcaatcaatcaatcaatcagtcAAGGTATTTAATCAGGTCTGTGCTGTAATGacgatgtacatgtaatgtgtTGCATCAATAAGATCGTTCACTGTTATTCAGAGTTTCCTAGAAGATTGAGGTCTTGTTTGATCAATGTGATAATAACACATCCACGTATCTCCCAGATCTAAATTATCTGTGTGTGTACGAACGACAATTGCTTATGACGTGCCGTACGATTAAACAATTTGTCTAAGATGCACTGATACGATCctacaaaataaaccaataaaactTGACAGAGGAACGTCGGTAGCTTGTCAAGGAACCTGCCCTTGTGTTGGGATGTGTGTTTGTCCAAGAAATTACAAGCCAATCTGTGGGAAGGACGGCAAAGTTTACGGGAACGGATGCTTAGCGAAATGCGCGTAAGTTTTGAATCAAATTATCCATGCTTTAATAATTTTACATACTGAAGTAAATTCATCTCGAAATCatgtgatacaaatgtatatttcataccACGAAATATGTCAATTCCAAAGAGTTCAGATATTGGgataaaacaatagattttATTCCTTGAAGTACTTATTTTCTATACCGTAAACGTGGTCATTTTCGCGTGGGGTTATTTCGATATATAAACTATGAACGCATGGgagtaattttcgcgatcgatccccccttcgtttgtagttcgagattacgCAAATTGGTATAAAAATGATACATCTGGGGTGAATTTTCGCGATTGAAAGAGTTCCGCATAATAAGCGTGAATTCCCCCTCGTGTAAATTCCCACGTTTAAAGTATGGACTTTTTCTCTCTGTTAACAGAGGGACACAGAAGCAATGTAAGGGGACATGCCCCTGTAAGCCGAAGTGCAAATGTACCAAGGAAATCAACACAGTCTGTGGCGAGGACGGTAAAGAGTATGGCAACAGCTGTTTAGCAGAGTGCGCGTGAGTATTATACTGTGTAGCAGACTGCGCGTGGGGATATGTATTATAGACTGTGCACGCATTTAGCTGTTTGGCAGACTGCGCGTGAGGATATGTATTGTAGACTGTGCGTGCGTATAGCTATTTAGCAGACTATGAATGAGTATGTTTTTGTAAGTTGTCtctagcattactgacgagtcaaAGAACGAACAagcagctgtataatgtccccaacatcactgacacGTTCTAGAAAGGAGAAACAGTTGTGTGGTGTGGcgttactgacgagtcctagaagagcGAAACAGCTGTAAAATGTCCCTGACATTGccgacaagtcctagaaggaccatACTTTTTGATTAAATTCATATTCATGTGCCATAATATTATTGTTTGTGTTTGAGAGATGGAACCGTGCCTCTAGTCCTGGCATATCTTACTTGATGATTGTTCTATAGAGCAGGGTTTCAGGTGTACATACTATTTACAGAGGTGTGCCGGTCTCGTGCGGAGGTAAATGTCCATGTTCGTGTACAAGTGTATGTCCAGAATTATACGCCCCAGTTTGTGGAGAGGACGAAAAGACCTACTCAAACGAGTGTACCGCCAACTGTCAGTAAGTACTAGTAGAAAGTGATAATACTAAAAACGGTATTGCCAAAGTGTTCTTAAATAATATAATACTGTGTACCGAATATTTGCAAGCATACTGAATGACGTAACCGTTTTGATGTATGTATCAAGGGAGGGAACTCAACGATTACGAGGTGACATCAGATTTTACGTAATTTCACAGTATTCTGGTGAGTCGGTCGTTATGAAAAATCTGATAAGGTATAAATATTAAATTCTTT containing:
- the LOC117319914 gene encoding serine protease inhibitor dipetalogastin-like; translation: MLLTSILVVSVLILRTPEVESGNVDVTTYEQQCARVFSVNYEIVHDGKCKPCVCPTDDKVVCGTDGNTYGNVCVARCRGVQVDCEGKCPCKKQCKCGKKIRHVCGKDGFTYDHKCLAKCAGTSVACQGTCPCVGMCVCPRNYKPICGKDGKVYGNGCLAKCAGTQKQCKGTCPCKPKCKCTKEINTVCGEDGKEYGNSCLAECAGVPVSCGGKCPCSCTSVCPELYAPVCGEDEKTYSNECTANCQNVLVQCKGECPCSPQCTCPAVFEPVCGIDGNTYSNECQAQCR